The Streptomyces nigra genome includes the window CGTCCTCGAACGAGACCTCGCGTGTCACCTGCTTGCGCCGCATCGCCCGCCATCCGGCCCAGCGCGTGCCGAGCGCGCCGAGGGGGGCGCCGGTGAGGCGTTCCACGAGGGCGGTGGTGTCCTCGCGCAGGACGACGGTGCGGGCGAGACGGGGTTCGTCCTTGCCGGGGCCCTCGTCGAGCACGACGCAGGGCACGTCCTGACGGGCCAGTGCCAGGGCGAGGGTGAGCCCGACGGGCCCCGCGCCGACGATGATCACCGGGTCCACGGCGCGGCGCCCCCTGCCCGCAACGGTGTCCCGAGGGACGCGAGTGAACAAGAAGATGGAGCAGGGTGCACGATCACAGAACGTATGCAACCCATTGCCAGTGTTTGCGTCAAGTGACGGAAGGCAGTGGCGATCATGTCATCGGACATGGGGTGGGGCGGCTGGGCCCTGCGGGTGCGGGAGTGCAGAGAGGGCAGTGGCCATCAAGCCACTGCCCTCCGCGCGCGCCTGCAATCTGACCAGAGGTCAGATGGACCCTCCGGCGCCGGTCCCGAAGGTGCCACCCGTGGCCGCCGGGTTCAGCTCCTCCATGTCCTCGGCGCTCAGCACCGCACCCGTACCCCGCTTGCTGCGCCGCAGCCGCTTCTCCAGCCAACTGGCGAAGCTGGTGAGGATGAAGTTGAGGACGATGTAGATGACCGCCACGACGACGAAACTGGGGATGACGTTGGCGTAGAACGCCGCCAGCGTCGCCCGCGCGTTGAGCAGTTCGGTGAACCCGATCATCACGCCGCCCAGCGCGGTGTCCTTCACGATGACCACGAGCTGGCTGACGATGGCCGGCAGCATGGCCGTGACGGCCTGCGGCAGCAGGATGGTCCGCATCGTCTGGCTCTTGCGCAGGCCGATCGCCATGGCGGCCTCCGACTGCCCCTTGGGCAGGGAGAGGATGCCGGCCCGTACGACCTCGGCGAGGACGGACGCGTTGTAGAGCACGAGACCGGTGACGACCGCGTACAGCGGTCGCTGCTCACTGCTGACGTCGGTCCAGCGGTTGTAGAACTCGTTGGCGAACAGCATGAGCAGCAGGACCGGGATGGCCCGGAAGAACTCGACCACCCAAGCGGCCGGAAGCCGCACCCACCGGTGGTCGGAGAGGCGCGCGATACCGAAGAACGCGCCCAGCGGAAGGGCGATCACCATGGCCAGCGCGGCGGCCGTCAGTGTGTCGGCGAGGCCCGGCAGCAGATAGGTCGTCCACGCCGGCGACTCGGTGAACGGCTTCCACAGGGCCCACTCCAGCTGGCCCTTCTCGTCCATCGTGCGCCACACGAACCACACGAGCAGCGCCAGCAGGACGAAGAAGATCACCGAGACGATCACATTGCGCCGCTTGGCGCGGGGGCCCGGAGCGTCGTAGAGAACGGAGCTCATCGCTTCACCGCCAGTCGCTTGCTCAGCCAGCCGAGGAACAGGCCGGTGGGCAGGGTCAGTACCACGAAACCGAAGGCGAAGACCGCGCCGATGAGCACCGTCTCGGCCTCGTTCTCGATCATCGTCTTCATCAGGTACGCGGCCTCGGCCACGCCGATCGCGGCCGCCACCGTGGTGTTCTTCGTCAGGGCGATCAGCACGTTGGCCAGTGGGCCGATGACCGAGCGGAGGGCCTGCGGCAGGATGATGAGCCGGAGCGTCTGAGTGAACGTCAGCCCGATGGCGCGAGCCGCCTCGGCCTGTCCCATCGGCACGGTGTTGATGCCGGAACGGATCGCCTCGCAGACGAAGGCCGCGGTGTACGCGACGAATCCGAGGATCGCCAGACGGAAGCCCCGGACGCCGAAGTCGGAGGCGCCCATCGTCACGCCGAAGATGTCGGCGAGTCCGAGCGAGGTGAAGATGATGATGACCGTCAGGGGGATGTTCCGGACGATGTTCACGTAGGCCGTGCCGAACCCGCGCATGAGCGGGACAGGGCTGACTCGCATGGCGGCCAGGACAGTACCCAGGATCATCGAGCCGATGGCGGAGAAGAACGTGAGCTTCACCGTCATCCAGAAGGCACCCAACAGGGTCGGGTCGTTGTAATCAGAAAGAAAATCGAACACGATCTCCCGCGCTTCCGGGTGGGTGGCGTGTGTGGATAGCGCGGCGCGCCGCCGCCCTGATCGCGGTGGACGGCGGCGCGCCGGTGGACCCGTGCGCTACTTGACGATGTTGCCGATCTTCGGCGCGGGCTCGTACTTGTAGTTGGCCGGACCGAAGTTGTCCTTGACGGCCTTCTCCCAGGCGCCGTCCTTGACCATCTTCTCCAGGGCGGCGTTGACCTTGTTCACGGTCTCGGTGTCACCCTTCTTCACACCGATGCCGTAGTTCTCGTTGCTCAGCTTGAGGCCGGCGAGCTTGAACTTGCCCTTGTACTGCGCCTGCGCGGCGTAGCCGGCGAGGATCGAGTCGTCCGTGGTGAGAGCGTCCACGGAGCCGCTCTGGAGGCCGGCGAGGCACTCGGAGTAGCCGCCGGTCTCCTTGAGGTTGGCCTTGGGGGCGAAGTCGTTCCTGACGTTCTGGGCCGAGGTGGAGCCGGTCACCGAGCACAGGTTCTTGCCGTTGAGGTCGGTGGCCTCGCTGATGTCCGAGTCCGCCTTGACGAGCAGGTCCTGGTGGGCCAGCAGGTACGGGCCGGCGAAGTCGACCTTCTCCTTGCGCTCGTCGGTGATCGAGTAGGTGGCCGCGATGAGCTTCACGTCGCCACGGGCGAGCGCGTTCTCGCGGTCGGCGCTCTTCGTCTCGACGAACTCGATCTGGTTGGGCTCGTAGCCGAGCTCCTTGGCGACGTACGTCGCCACGTCCACGTCGAAGCCGGAGAAGGAACCGCCCGGCTCCTTCAGCCCCAGACCAGGCTGGTCGTACTTGATGCCGATCTTGATCTTGTCGCCCCCACCGGAACCCGACCCGCCCTCGCTGTCCCCGTCGCCGCCGCACGCGGTGGCGGTGAGGGTGAGGACGAGTGCCGTGGCGGCCGCGGCGGTGACCTTGCGGAGCTTCATGGTGAACATCCTTTGTGTGATGAAGAGACACGTGCCCTGAAGACGGGCCGGCGGGTGACGCAGGGCGTCGGCTGCGAGGCGCAGTCCGTCAGTGGTGCAGGATCTTGGACAGGAAGTCCTTGGCGCGGTCGCTGCGCGGGGCGCTGAAGAACTGGTCGGGCACGGCCTCCTCGACGATCTTGCCGTCGGCCATGAAGACCACCCGGTTGGCGGCCGAGCGCGCGAAGCCCATCTCGTGGGTGACCACGATCATGGTCATGCCGTCACGGGCCAGCTGCTGCATGACCTCGAGGACCTCGTTGATCATCTCCGGGTCGAGCGCCGATGTGGGCTCGTCGAAGAGCATGACCTTCGGGTCCATGGCCAGGGCCCGGGCGATGGCGACACGCTGCTGCTGACCGCCGGAGAGCTGTGCCGGGTACTTGTCCGCCTGGGTCCCCACGCCCACGCGGTCCAGCAACTGCCGGGCCTTCTCCTCGGCCTTCTTCTTGTCCGCCTTGCGGACCTTGATCTGCCCCAGCATCACGTTCTCGAGCACGGTCTTGTGCGCGAAGAGGTTGAAGCTCTGGAAGACCATGCCGACGTCGGCTCGCAGCCGGGCCAGCTCCTTGCCTT containing:
- a CDS encoding amino acid ABC transporter permease — encoded protein: MFDFLSDYNDPTLLGAFWMTVKLTFFSAIGSMILGTVLAAMRVSPVPLMRGFGTAYVNIVRNIPLTVIIIFTSLGLADIFGVTMGASDFGVRGFRLAILGFVAYTAAFVCEAIRSGINTVPMGQAEAARAIGLTFTQTLRLIILPQALRSVIGPLANVLIALTKNTTVAAAIGVAEAAYLMKTMIENEAETVLIGAVFAFGFVVLTLPTGLFLGWLSKRLAVKR
- a CDS encoding amino acid ABC transporter permease, which produces MSSVLYDAPGPRAKRRNVIVSVIFFVLLALLVWFVWRTMDEKGQLEWALWKPFTESPAWTTYLLPGLADTLTAAALAMVIALPLGAFFGIARLSDHRWVRLPAAWVVEFFRAIPVLLLMLFANEFYNRWTDVSSEQRPLYAVVTGLVLYNASVLAEVVRAGILSLPKGQSEAAMAIGLRKSQTMRTILLPQAVTAMLPAIVSQLVVIVKDTALGGVMIGFTELLNARATLAAFYANVIPSFVVVAVIYIVLNFILTSFASWLEKRLRRSKRGTGAVLSAEDMEELNPAATGGTFGTGAGGSI
- a CDS encoding amino acid ABC transporter ATP-binding protein; translation: MTEVSVAKDDVAASGDLVVLKDVNKHFGALHVLQDIDLTIARGEVVVVIGPSGSGKSTLCRTINRLETIDSGSITIDGKPLPQEGKELARLRADVGMVFQSFNLFAHKTVLENVMLGQIKVRKADKKKAEEKARQLLDRVGVGTQADKYPAQLSGGQQQRVAIARALAMDPKVMLFDEPTSALDPEMINEVLEVMQQLARDGMTMIVVTHEMGFARSAANRVVFMADGKIVEEAVPDQFFSAPRSDRAKDFLSKILHH
- a CDS encoding glutamate ABC transporter substrate-binding protein, which encodes MKLRKVTAAAATALVLTLTATACGGDGDSEGGSGSGGGDKIKIGIKYDQPGLGLKEPGGSFSGFDVDVATYVAKELGYEPNQIEFVETKSADRENALARGDVKLIAATYSITDERKEKVDFAGPYLLAHQDLLVKADSDISEATDLNGKNLCSVTGSTSAQNVRNDFAPKANLKETGGYSECLAGLQSGSVDALTTDDSILAGYAAQAQYKGKFKLAGLKLSNENYGIGVKKGDTETVNKVNAALEKMVKDGAWEKAVKDNFGPANYKYEPAPKIGNIVK